From the Patescibacteria group bacterium genome, the window GGTTTTCGGGAAGCTGTGGATTTGCAGGCCGGGGTGAATACCTTGACCATTACCGCCCGAAAAAAGCGCAGCCGTCCGGCCACAGTGACCCGCCGTATTCTCGTCCAGGTTCCGGCTGTGGTACAATAGGCGAGCTCCGGAAACGGGGCCTGACAGGGCGAATCTCACCATTTATTGAGTTATTTTTCTCCTATGGCAAAAGCAAAAAACACTACTCCAGCAGCCCCGTCTCTGGATGCCCGGCACAAGGCCGCGCAGGAAGCAATTAGCCAGATTCAGGACCGTTTTGGCGAGGGCTCCATTATGACCCTGGCCAAGCAAACCGTGCAGCGTGTGGAAGCCATTCCCACTGGCTGCTTGTCCTTGGACCTCGCCCTGGGCGTGGGCGGCGTGCCCCGCGGTCGGGTCATTGAAATTTTCGGTCCGGAAGCTTCCGGGAAAACCACCCTCACCCTGCACATCATTGCCGAAGTGCAGAAGGAGAAGGGGATTGCCGCATTCGTGGACGCAGAGCATGCTCTGGACCCGGACTACGCACGCAAGGTTGGTGTGAATGTGGATGAGCTGCTCATCTCCCAGCCAGACAACGGCGAGCAAGCTTTGGAAATTGTGGAAACCCTGGTTCGCAGCAATGGCGTGGACGTCATTGTGGTGGACTCGGTGGCGGCGCTCACCCCCAAGGCGGAAATTGAAGGCGAGATGGGGGACAGCCACATGGGTTTGCAAGCCCGGCTCATGAGCCAGGCCCTGCGGAAGCTCACCGCCATTATTGCCAAGACGAAGACCGTGGTCATCTTCATCAACCAGACCCGCATGAAGATCGGCATCATGTTCGGCAACCCGGAGACAACTACCGGCGGCATGGCCTTGAAGTTCTACTCCTCGGTACGCATTGACGTGCGCCGCATTGCCCAGCTGAAGAGCGGGGAAGCCATTGTGGGCAACCGCGTGAAGTCCAAGATCGTCAAGAACAAAGTTGCTCCGCCCTTCCGCGTGGCCGAGTTTGACATTATGTACGCCGAAGGTATTTCCGCCAGCGGTGACCTCATTGACCTGGGCCTGGCTCAAGGTGTACTAGAGAAGTCCGGCAACACCGTGAGTTTTGGCGAGCAGAAGCTGGGCGTGGGTCGCGAACAGAGTAAGACTTTCCTCCGGGAAAACCCCAAAGTTGCTGCAGACCTCCGCGCCGCAATCCTCAAGCGGGTGAAAGAGAAGGAAGCGGAAGAGAAGGTAGGGAAGCCGAGTTAAGAACTTTGAAAGAGGAACTGAGAACCAGAAGAGCTCCGCAGGTGCGGGGCTTTTTGGCACTATGCTTGACATATTTTCGATTATTTGTTACATTTCTTGGTCAAGAAATAGTAGAAATATTTTAACTCAAAATGTGGATCCAACCTTGATCGTTGGATAAGAAATTGGAGGAAAACTTTGAAAGATTTGGATCATGCCATCATCGTGAAGTTAAATGGCAGAGAAACTGACACGTTGGTGACCGAAGCACAAATACGTGAAGCAGGTGAAAAAATTCGTGCTGAGCTTGTAAAATTATCCCTGCCAAGCTGGTACATTGAAAAGCTTATTACGATTAATGCAAAAAAGGTTGCTCAAAGCCTCGATGAGGTATTCCAGGGTTGCGTTGGGATGTTTAATGAAGTTATCGTCCGAAAGGTGAAGGTAGATCGGAACCGCACTTCAGAACAGGTGTTGGCAGCCACTGGTAAGCGAGTTACGATTGCTGGCAATATGCCAAATGGCGCAGGAGAAGAAGTTGATGTTTTTTTCTTCCCCATAACTAAAAGTCCTGACAAATATACTATTTATTGGGGTCTGAAGCTACATGGTCTGAAAGCTGATCCCTATGCAGTAGCTCAAGTCAATATCGACGATCCAGAATTTGCCACCACGCATCCCAATGGAACTCTCTGGGAACGCAATCCAAATAGCGGTAGCAATTCAGACTGGAGCCACCTACAAGTAACGGCTGAATTCGTTGAAGTCAGCATCAGCTGGCAACGTTGGCACGGTGAATGGTGGATCGGTGGTGTCCTCGCCTAATGCTCATTCAATTTGACGGTAGTAAAGTCCCCGCATCATCACTGGTGCGGGGCTCTTCTGTATCCACGATGTAGATTAACGCGATGCTGAGGTAACGTGCTTTACGTCTGCATCATCAAGCACGTGCTTTGTATGGAGAACGTCCATGAGCATCTCAATCTTGCGATCTGGTCTGCGGTTCAGTACAACCAGGTCTCCGCGGAGGTCGGCGAGTTTGTCGTCAAGGTAATCCTTGGTCACCATTCGGGTTTCGAATTGTCCGAGTTGGTGTTTCAGAGCATTCTTGGTTACCATGTTTGCCCGCAACGACTGTAACTCGTGCTGCACTGGGATTAGCTGTTCTGCCAGATGGGTTTTTGTTACCATCTGCCGTTCAGTTATATCCGCTAAGCTGTGGACAGCTTCCAGAACATCTTGGATTGTGGGTTCAGATTCTTTAGGCATAAATAGGTGCGAAATGAGTGAGAATCCGCCTCTTGTCGGATTCCCAGCATAGCGCGGCTTTTGGGTGCGTGCAAGTTTGGGGTGCGGGGTATGATATTGACGTTTCTTTTGCTTCACATTAAGGTAAGAGACCTACACGACCTTTGAAAAACCTCCTGCCATAGCTGAAAGTCCCTGCATTTTTCTGGGGGTTTCCAGCTGTGGCATGCGAAACATACCACCCAGCCGGCCCGTTTCTGATTCTGGCAAGGTGCCTGAACAGAGAATGAGCTGCAACGCAGAAAGGAGCGATGACGATGCGCAAAACATCGATCACGCCTCAGCAACTTGATCAGTTTCGTCAGTTAGGCGAGGCTCGATTGAAAAAGATGGGTATCACCAGCGAAGAGTTCCAATTGGCAGTTATTGCCCAAGGTGGTGTCTACCAAGATAAGTTGGAGGAGATCATTCGGGAAATGATAAAATTCCATCAACGTTCCATCGAGCCGCACATCCTTGCCCGCAAGACCTTTGACCCCGAGCAGTTCATCGGGGAAGGTTGGACGATTGACGAGCGGATCGGTAAGCGATCTGATGGCAACCTGGACGCCGGGCAGATTACACGAAAGGATTATTCCACATCCGATGTATCGTACATCAACGGCGAAGAACGCTTGCAATGCATCAAGATCACTCCGGATGACATTCAACTGGATGGCGAGGATTTCCTCGCTCTCTATGAGGAAAAAGATCAGTTGACTTTGCGATGGCTCTACGAAACCAAGGGTTTCGAATGGCTTTCCTTCTGGGGAATTATTCTGCGTGACCCAGAAGGCAACCGTAAGGTCCTGTACCTGTACCGGGACGTCGGCGGTTCCTGGGTCTGGCGCTGTCTCTGGGTCGACATCGACGATTGGTATTCCAGCATTCCTTCGGCTGTGCTCGCAAGCCCGCTCGCCGAAGCCAAAGCGTAGGCGAATCAGCAGGCATATTGTTCTACTTTGGCGCTTTGACTTAGACACTTGGTCTTTCGTAAAATCCCCGCATCATCACTGGTGCGGGGCTTTTTTACAAACCAAAAGCCGAGGCATGAAAGCCTCGACTACCCAGCTCATTCTTCATAGCGACTTCAGTCGCGTAAGGAAAGGAATGTCTAACCGCACTTCCGCCAAAGGCGGATCCGGCTTCGCCGGAAAAGTGCGTTTGAAGGTTTTAGATTAAAGTCCGTTGGAAGTTTACTCCCCAGCCCGTGCCGTGTACTCGCCCGTCTCGGTGCTGACCATGATTCGTTCCCCAGATTTGATGAAGAGGGGAGCTTTGACTTGCAGGCCGTTGTCCAAGGTGATGGTCTTGGCGGTGTTGGTGGCGGTGTCCCCGCGCACGGCGTCAGGTGAGTCTGTCACGGTGTACTCAATTTTTTTGGGTAATTGAATGGTGACGGGCTTGCTCTCAAACTGCAGCACGTCCACCACCAAACCCTCTTTTAGGTACTTCACCTGGTCACCCAGTTGCTCGGTGGTCAGGAAGAACTGGTCGTAGGTCTCCTGGTCCATAAAGTAGTGCTCCGTGTCCTGGGCGTACAGGTAGCTGGCTTTGGTGCGGGATAAATCTGCCTCCGGGATTTTGTCCCCAGGTTTGAAGGTTTGCTCCAGCACCCGGCCGGAAATAAGGTTCTTCAGCTTCGTCCGCATCACCGGTTTGCGTTGCGCTGTGCGCATGAAGTCAGACCACAGTACCACGTAGGGCTCGTTGTCGATGGTGATGGCGACCCCAATGCGGAGGTCATTCATGGTGAGGACGGACATAGGTTACGAATTACGAAATAAAGATACGAATATACGAATTACGAATGGGGGGGGGGAGGATGAGGAACGAAGAAGAGAGAACCAGATAAACCAAGCCTGGATCTCAATTGCGCCTTCCATCATCACCTTATAACCATACTCGCCGCCACACCCAAACCCTCAACCTCTTACCGCGGCGTATACGGCACGAGCGCCATGAAGCGTGCGCGCTTGATTGCTTCTGCCGTCATCCGTTGGTGGCGCATGCACAGACCCGTGCGGCGGCGGGGGAGAATCTTGCTGTAGGAGGAGATGAACTTCTGGTAGCCACGGGGATCTTTGTAATCCAAGGAGGTATTGCCCAAGACGCAGAAGTGGCACTGCTTGGGTGGCGGGGGGAGCGTGGCTTGTTTTTGACGTTGTTGGCGCATACAGGGAGCAGGGGAGGACTAGAATGGAATATCTTCGACGTTCACTTCGGGTTCTGCGTCTGCAGGAGCCGGGGTGTCCGTGGGGGCTGGGGCGTCAGCTGTTGGTGCAGCAGCGCGTTGGCCAGGGCGATCTAGCATGATGAGGTTTTCGGCCACAATTTCCGTACGATACTTCTTCTGGCCAGAGGGGTCATCCCAGGAGCGGGTCTGCAACCGGCCTTCCACAAAGACTTTGGAACCCTTCTTGACGTACTGGCCAATAATTTCCGCCAGCTTGCGCCAGGCAACCACGCTGTGGAATTCCACTTGCTCTTTCTTCTGCCCGGCCGTGTCGGTCCAGGTGCGGTTGGTGGCAACGCTGAAGAGGGCAACCTGCTGGCCGCCGCCGGTGGTGCGCACGTCGGGGTCGCGGGTGATGTTCCCAATGATCATGACCTTGTTGAGGTTCATCATATGTTCGTACGGGTAAGATGGAGTGTGGGAATGGAAAATTACTTGACGGCGTCCTCGTCCAGGATCTCGTCAATCTTCTTGTCCAACTCATCCAGGGAGAGGGGGGCAGCATCCACAGCCGTCCGCTTGGGGGTGGCAGTTTCTGCCAGGCGGTCTGCAGCTTCCCGGGTTTGCCGAGCTTGCGCGTCTTCGCGGGCTTTGCGGGCTTGGATTTTCTCTTGGATCCGGGCTTCTTCTTCCAGTTCTTTGGCAGTCTTCAGCTTGGTTTGGATGGGCAAGAACCGAATGACTTCGTCCACCAACTTCAATTTTCCCGTGAAGCCATTGAAGGCTGCGGGTTCCAGGTTGAAGTCCAGGTCCACGTAGGTGCCGGTTTTGTGCTTGCCAATGGGGTAGGCGAGCTTGCGCTTGCCAATGACGTGGCTGTTCAGAACCTCGCCTCCAGCTGCGGTCACCAGGTCGCGAATTGTTCCCAAGACGCCATCAGCTGCTTCAGGGGCAACTTGGGAGCCAACGATGGCGAGTAGGTCGTAGTGTTTTGTAGCCATGGAAAAAATGCCAAAAAATGTGTACCCACCGTACCACGTGGGGGGAAGGGAGTCAAGGGAATGGGACTGGCAAAGCACCGGAATCCATCAAATAGCCCCAGGTAGGCGGCTTTTGCTTTACGCCCTAGACCCGCAACCGCTACACTGCACCTATGCACACTGGAGATTGGATTGCCTGTTTTGGCCGCGAACCCTCACTTTCGGCCTGGGAACTGTACCGCGTTACCGGGCAGGATTTTGGCACATTGCACAAGGAAGTGGCTGTCCTGCCGCCTATGCCTGGACATAGCTTGGTGCAGCTCCAGCAGCGCTGTGGGGGGCTGGTGAAGGTTGGGGAGGTCTTGGGCATAGCGCCTGACTTGGTGAGTCTCCACGCCACCCTGGTGCAGGCATGGCCGCAGTTGGTCCCGGCTGGGAGTACGGCCCGGGTCCACTTTGGGGTGAGTGTGTACGGTGCTGGCGGCGCGACGTTGCCACAGGTTCGAAAAGAAGCGAAGAACCTGGCGCAGGGTTTGAAGCGAGAGCTGGTGGAACGGGGTCGGTCTGCGCGGTTGGTCATTGCCAAAGAACCAGTCTTGCCAGCAGCAGCACTGATCCAGGGAAAAATCTTGGAACGGGGATTTGAAATTCTCATCCTCACCACCCCAGATGGTTTGGTCTGGGGGAAGACCGTGGCCGTGCAAGATATTAGCGGGTATGGCAACCGAGACGTGGGCCGGCCGCGGCGGGATGCAACGTCCGGCATGCTGCCGCCCAAGCTGGCGCAGATTATGGTGAACCTCACTGCGCCCCGGCCACAGGCAACGTTGCTGGATCCGTTTTGCGGTTCTGGCACGATTCTGCAAGAAGCTGCACTCTTGGGGGTGGAGCACATCGTTGGTTCGGACATGAGTGACAAAGCTGTGCAAGATTCCACGGTGAACATTGCCTGGTTGCAAGAGCACAGCCAGGTCACGAAAGACATCCGCGTCTTCCGGGCTGATGCTGCAGAAATTGCCAAGCATGTGAAACCAAACTCCATTGAGACCATTGCAACTGAGCCGTACTTGGGTCCACCCCAACGAGGTGTGCCGCGCGGCAGAGTTCTCCTGCCACTCATCTCCGCACTCAGCCGGCAGTACGAGCAGTGGCTGCAGGCCATGGCCGACGTATTACAACCGGGTGGTCGTTTAGCCATGGTCTGGCCTTTCTTTCAGGTGGAAAAGCAGGGGTACTTTTTGCAAGTGCAAGACGCAGCAAAGAACGCTGGTTTCCAGGTCATACAGCCGCCAACCTGGATGCTGGAGCAACCCTGGTTCCGCTCCACGCCGCGCGGCACTGTGCTGTACTCTCGACCTGACCAAGTAGTGGGCCGGGAAATTGCCTTACTGGAAAAACATGCGTAGCAAATGGTTCGGGGTGCTTGTCATCTTCGGCCTCACCTTTCCGGGTTTTGCCCACGCCAGCGCAACTTTGGTTTTTAGTGGTGACGTAATGCTGGGTCGATCAGTCCGCGATCAAATCAACCGTCGCGGTGGTGGAAATGGCGCCTGGGTAACGGCGAATCTTGCCAAAGTTTTTCGGCAAGCTGATTTGGCATTTGTCAATTTGGAGTCGCCGTTCCTCGCGGGCTCAGCTTCCAGCCAGGAAATGATTTTCCGCGCTGACCCAAAGCACGTCACCGCGCTCACGGGCGCGGGTATTGACGTGGTTTCCTTTGCGAATAACCACAGCCGGAACCAGGGGAGCGCAGGCATTCAAGCCACGGTTGATCTGCTGCAGAAAAACCGGATCCTCGTTGCTGGCGCCGGCAGTACGTCAAAAGTCGCCTACGCGCCCCGCTTCTTCCAGGCTGGCGCAGTTCCGGTTGCGGTCTTGGCGTACACGTATGGCGAACGAGTGCTGACGACGAATATCCAGAAAACAACCATTGCTAATGTGGATATCTGGTTAATGCAAGCAGAGGTGAAGAAGGTGCGTGCCACAGGCAGGTTTGTGGTGGTGTCATTGCATGCGGGGAATGAGTACACCGTGGTACCAAACTCGCTGCAGAAGACTTTTGCCCATGCCGCTGTGGATGCAGGCGCCGATCTGGTCATTGGCCATCACCCGCACTGGGTGCAGCCCGTGGAAAAGTACAAAGGCAAGCACATTCTGTACTCCTTGGGGAATCTGGTTTTTGATCAAACGTGGTCGAAGAATACCCAGGAAGGTGCGGTGGCGCGGGTAACGGTGTCTGACCGGCGTCAGGTGACGCTAGAGGTGTTGCCAGTGAAAATCGAACGCACCAGCCAGCCGCGGTTCATGTCGGCTAGTGAGGCAAAACCGGTACTGCAGCGGATGCTGGTCCCGATCAGTGGGAAATTGTGAGCGAAGAAAAAGCGCTGACCTTTCAATCAGCGCTAGGAATCGTAGAGTTACCACCGAGCAGTAATGAAATATGTCCCCGACTCATGGCTTTTTCTGTTTGCGTTTGGCACGCAGGGCGTGAGGAGCTGAATTTCGGTAGTGAGATTGAGGATTTTACAAACGGTGTAGATCTCAAAACTACGGAAATCCTTCAGCCAACTTGGATTGAAAATGTGCTTTGCTCCCTGCTTCTCGTTCGGAGGGACTGAGTAGTCACTTGAGGTTAGCTCCATTACGAGCATTCGATCGATCCCGGCTTGTGCAAGGTACTGGACTATCCCAGGAAGTTTTTTTGCGAATTCATGAAACGGCATGAATCGATGTTGGCCAACTGCACGTTGTAGGTCGGTCACGCCATGATCAGTATTTTCGCAACAGTGGAAACCTGGTTGCGGTAGAAAGTAGTGCTGCTGTTTGCAGCCCGGGCATTGGATTGTCAAACATTCGACAATGGACAATCCCACACAGAAAGCCGAAGTGTGAACATCTTTTTGGTCGGTTTCCGTAATTTTGTACGTGTACCCAGATACCGGACAGTGGAAAGTTTTGCCCAGAAGTTCCTTAAAGTGTGTTGGGAATTGGTGTTTAAAGGTTTCGTCAACAATAGCACGCATGGAAACTCCTTTTTATTGCGTTTGTTCATGTACGTTTGTAGTTTCTTACCCTATCAGCACAATTTCCACTCGTCAAGAAAGGCGCTTTGTGGATAAAAAAAGCGCCGACCTTTCAATCAGCGCTTATATATGGTTGCCCGTGACAAGGTCATCAGTGAGAGGGGATTAGCCTCTCGTAGATGGGATCACCTCCTTTACCGTAATGACCTGTACGGATGCAATCGGCTCAAAAGAATGCTTTCGAATCACTATAGCCTCCTGATGCTTCACACCCAGCACCTGGGGTTTTGAGGTTGCGTACCATGGTGTCGTTTTGGGTAACGAACCGTTTCGTCTTCAGTATAACGAAAAAACCTACACCCAGGGAAGAACTGGGTCAAGGTTTTGGATGTCGATAGGAGTATGGAGGGCAGGTAGAGTTGGAAGGTTAGCAGAGATGCTAATTTTCCCCTCCTTTCCAAGGAGCCGTCTGCGGCGGGTGCGAGCGAGTGCAGCACCCCCAGGTTAGGGGTGGTTCTGCTCTCCTTCTTTGTCATTCTGAGCCTCACTGCAGTGGGGCGAAGAATCTCCGTGGTTGGTTACAGTCTTCAGAGATCCTTCGAAGACTCAGGATGACAAAAAGCACCAAAGATCTCTACAGCTTTATGGCTCTACCCCGACGATCCCACTGCGGGATGTCGGGGCGGGTGGCTTTCTGGCTTCTTCCTACACTCCGACGCGGAAATGCGCCACGTCGCCATCGCGCATGACGTACTCTTTGCCTTCAATGCGCAGCAAGCCTTTGTCTCGGCAGCCAGACTCGCCGTACTGCACCAGATCTTTCCAATCCATTACCTCCGCACGGATGAATGCACTTTCAAAATCGGAGTGGATAACCCCCGCCGCTTCTGGTGCCAGCGCACCTTGGCGGACAGTCCAGGCTTTGGTTTCCATTTCTCCAGAGGTGAAGAAGGTGAGCAGCCCCAGGGTGTGATACGCCTTCTTTATCAACCGGTTCAAGCCGGGTTCAGTGAGGCCTAAGTCTTTCAGGTACGCGTCAGCTTCCTCCGTTGTGAGCTCTGCAAGTTCTGCTTCAATTTTTGCTGAGATGACCAGCACATCCTCCACGTTGAATTTGTTCGCCTCGGCAAACTGTTTCTGAAGAGTGTCCGCATTTTTTAATTCTGCTTCATCGGCGTTGATGACGTAGAGTACAGGTTTGCCAGACAAGAGCTGTAACTCCTTGATAAGCGGTCCCAAATCAGCATCTTCTCGAAACGTGCGAGCCGGGGTGCCAGCCGCCAACGCCTGTTCCAGTTTTTCCAAATGGGGGAGCTGTGCCACGCTGAGTTTATCTCCCGACTTCACTTTCCCCCGTGCTGTCTCCACCCGTTTCTTCACTGCCTCCAAATCCGCCAGAGCAAGCTCAGTGTCAATGGTAGCCACATCTTCAATCGGATTGACCCGGTTATCCACATGGATGACGTCGGGATCGGTAAAAGACCGAACCACGTGGGCAATGGCCGCCACCTCTCGAATGTTCGCCAAAAACTTGTTGCCCAAGCCTTCACCCTTGTGCGCGTCTTTCACTAAACCAGCAATGTCTACGAATTCAATAATCGTGGGCACAATTTTGCCCGACGCGCTGACCTTGGCCATGGGCGCCAGGCGTTCATCCGGCACTTCCACCACGCCCACGTTGGGATCTATGGTGGTAAAGGGGTAGTTTTCCGCGGGCACAGCCTTCTTCGTAAGGGCGCGGAATAAACTGGATTTTCCGACGTTGGGGAGACCAACAATTCCTATTTGGAGTGACATGTTGTGGATACTACCAGGCTTCTGCACTTTCTCCTAGTCAGGTATACTATAGGCATATGTTTGAGAACATCCCATCGCCTTCGGGTTCTCCAAATCCAATTCCACCAACGCCACCCCCGCAGCCCTGGGCGCAACCCACGGGTGGGGTACCGCAACCTGCAATGCCACCAGCACCAGTCCAGCCAATGCAGGATGGGAAAGACTGGGGACCGTTGAAGCCAATACGGAAAGTGCCCAAGCCTGGCGAAGAGCGCATGCAGTCCACACTGGCGGTTGCAACCATGCCCCAGGTGGCGGATGTGGAAACCAAAACGAAGCTCGGTTTAATCTTAGGGCTGGTTGGCCTTGTCGTCATCATTGGTGGTGGCACGGCAGCCTTTGTATTCTTTGGGAAGAAGACGGATGACTCGAAGCTGAACGATAACGCGAACAGCGTGGCTGTGCTGAGCAATGCCAACACGAACCGGTCAGTTTTCCCAGAGGGGAACAGCAATGTGAACCAGGCGGTGAATCAGAATGTAAATACTGCCGGAAATGTAAACACGGTAGGGAACGTCAATGCAGCGGGGAATGTGAATCAGGCTATTGTTCCAACTACTGCTGACACGGATAAGGATGGCATTTTTGATCAAGACGAGCTGTACTTGGGTACAGACCCGGCCAAAACTGATACGGATGGCGATGGGTACTCTGACAGCAGTGAGCTACGTAAGGGGTATTCTCCTGTGAGTACTGCAGAGCTCACAGTTGCGAACTACCACACCTACTGTACGGCGATGGTGGGTGGTGATGTCCCATTTGCTACTTGGACTAGCTCGGAAAGAGAAACGTACTGTACGAACTCGGAGACAGCGACGAGCCGGCTCCTTCCTCAGCAAAGATCATTAGATACCGCTGCCTTCACGCAGCTGGTTGGCGACGAAATAAACACGACAAAAACTTTTTGCACGGAACTCTTCTCCCAAGTCACCAATGAGCAAGAGACAAAGGCAAAAAACTGTGTCTTTAGTCTCAGTAGTAGTTTTGCGGTTTTCTTTCAGCTCCCAGCCTCTTAATTCTCAGCTAGTCGCAGAGTTCGCTCCAGCAGCATCGCCACGGTCACGGGCCCAACGCCGCCAGGTACGGGTGTTAGCCAGCCGGGCTGATTTGCCATACTCGCTGCGTCCACATCGCCCACCACTTTCCCGTCTACACGGTTAAACCCCACGTCAACAATAATGACGTCTGGTTTGGTATGTTCAGCTTTGAGGAAACCAGCTTTGCCAAGGGCAATGACAATGAGGTCGGCGTCTTTTGTTGCTTGGGCAAAGTCACGGAAGGGGGGGTAGAGCAAGGTCACGTCCAAACCTGCACGGGTGAGCAGCATGGCCATGGGTTCGGCGAAGATGGGGCCATTTGCCAGCACCACCGCTTTTTTTCCGTCTAGAGGTACGCCGGGAACTTGTGCCAAAGCCAAGACACCTTCGCACAAGCCAGGAGCCAGTGCACCCGGCACATTCTGCTTGTAGCGTTCCAGGTTGGTTTTGTGAAAGCCGTCTGCGTCTTTTGCGGGATCAATGGCGGAAACCACCGTGTCAGCATTCAGCTGGTTTGGCAGCGGGAGCTGGACAATCATGCCACTGATAGCTGCGTTGGCATTGAGTGCTTGGATTTTTTGCACCACCGTTGCTTCATCCACTGTTGCGGGAAAGCGGTGTACTTCGGCATGGATGCCAACCTGTGCAGCAGCTTCTTCTTTGAGGCGAACGTAGGTGACGGAAGCTGGGTCGTCACCAACCAAAACAATTGCTAAGCCAGGTCGGGTGCTGCTTGCGGCGCAGTGTGTCTTCACACTGCTGAGTATGCTATTAGCTAATGCACGACCGTCAATCTTCTGCATGAGTTACGAATTACGAATAGATACTACGAAAATACGAATTACGAAAAGGATATGTATGTAGAGAAGAGGAATTTTGATGGAGGGGGTCGCCACCCACCCACCTTCGCCGAAGCGGCTTCGCGCAGGCAGGTATCGGTATACGGCATCGTCAATCGCGTAACGTACCGAGTACCGGATCCGAAGCCTTACTTACGATACAGGCTGCGACACCGTCCTACGTTAGCCGAGTTTATTTCTTGGGGAAAGAACTTCGCTGTTCCACAATCTCCCTCTCAGCGTACCACATTTGGCGCAATTCACCGGCAAGGTAGAAGGAGCCGGTGATGAGTATGGCATCAGCCGGTGTGGCTGAACGGCGGGCTGAACGAAATGCCTGCAGGGAGGTGTGGTGCATGGAGGTTCGTTTTTTCGTTCCTAATGCTCGGAGTGCATTTGCTAATTCTCGCGGTTGGAGTGCTGGGGGATAGGGCTGACTAGATGCCGTGCAAAACCAGCCTGTCACTATGGGCAGCAGCGGCCGGAGGATACGCTGAGGTTTTTTGTGCGCGGTAATGCCAATGATGCATTTGACCTTTCGTATTCCTTGGGTGCGGAGGGCGGCTACCAGAGCCTGGGCTTTCAGCTGGTTATGACTCCCGTCAATGATGACCGGCAAGCGGTCAGGCATGCGTTCCACTCGAGCCGGGAGACGGAGGTGGCGCAAGGTTGTCTGGATCACCTCAGGCTTGAGTTGTAAGAACTGGCAGGCAGCCTGGATGATTGCTGCATCTAGTTGGCTTGCTGGGCCCCGGAGAGTGCCAACCTGCAGTTTTGTCGAAGGACGCACCACGGTCACTTTTGCCCGCGCCTGCCTAGCCTGCTGTTGAATGATGCCCAACAGTTTTGGTTCAGTCACGCCGGTGATTACCGTACAGCCAGGTTTGATGATTCCGGCTTTTGCGCGGGTGATAGCTTTTCGCGTCCGGCCCAGGATCCGTTCATGGTCCATGCCAATAGCAGTGATGATTGCTAGCTTCGGCGGGCGGATGATATTCGTAGGGTCATTTTTCCCGCCCGCGGCCACTTCAATGACCGCCCACTGGATTTTGCGTTTCTGGAAGATGAGTAAAGCCATGGCAAACAGCGCTTCAAAGTGTGAAGGCTGG encodes:
- a CDS encoding single-stranded DNA-binding protein, with translation MMNLNKVMIIGNITRDPDVRTTGGGQQVALFSVATNRTWTDTAGQKKEQVEFHSVVAWRKLAEIIGQYVKKGSKVFVEGRLQTRSWDDPSGQKKYRTEIVAENLIMLDRPGQRAAAPTADAPAPTDTPAPADAEPEVNVEDIPF
- a CDS encoding CapA family protein, which codes for MRSKWFGVLVIFGLTFPGFAHASATLVFSGDVMLGRSVRDQINRRGGGNGAWVTANLAKVFRQADLAFVNLESPFLAGSASSQEMIFRADPKHVTALTGAGIDVVSFANNHSRNQGSAGIQATVDLLQKNRILVAGAGSTSKVAYAPRFFQAGAVPVAVLAYTYGERVLTTNIQKTTIANVDIWLMQAEVKKVRATGRFVVVSLHAGNEYTVVPNSLQKTFAHAAVDAGADLVIGHHPHWVQPVEKYKGKHILYSLGNLVFDQTWSKNTQEGAVARVTVSDRRQVTLEVLPVKIERTSQPRFMSASEAKPVLQRMLVPISGKL
- the recA gene encoding recombinase RecA is translated as MAKAKNTTPAAPSLDARHKAAQEAISQIQDRFGEGSIMTLAKQTVQRVEAIPTGCLSLDLALGVGGVPRGRVIEIFGPEASGKTTLTLHIIAEVQKEKGIAAFVDAEHALDPDYARKVGVNVDELLISQPDNGEQALEIVETLVRSNGVDVIVVDSVAALTPKAEIEGEMGDSHMGLQARLMSQALRKLTAIIAKTKTVVIFINQTRMKIGIMFGNPETTTGGMALKFYSSVRIDVRRIAQLKSGEAIVGNRVKSKIVKNKVAPPFRVAEFDIMYAEGISASGDLIDLGLAQGVLEKSGNTVSFGEQKLGVGREQSKTFLRENPKVAADLRAAILKRVKEKEAEEKVGKPS
- the efp gene encoding elongation factor P — encoded protein: MSVLTMNDLRIGVAITIDNEPYVVLWSDFMRTAQRKPVMRTKLKNLISGRVLEQTFKPGDKIPEADLSRTKASYLYAQDTEHYFMDQETYDQFFLTTEQLGDQVKYLKEGLVVDVLQFESKPVTIQLPKKIEYTVTDSPDAVRGDTATNTAKTITLDNGLQVKAPLFIKSGERIMVSTETGEYTARAGE
- the rpsR gene encoding 30S ribosomal protein S18; protein product: MRQQRQKQATLPPPPKQCHFCVLGNTSLDYKDPRGYQKFISSYSKILPRRRTGLCMRHQRMTAEAIKRARFMALVPYTPR
- the ychF gene encoding redox-regulated ATPase YchF, coding for MSLQIGIVGLPNVGKSSLFRALTKKAVPAENYPFTTIDPNVGVVEVPDERLAPMAKVSASGKIVPTIIEFVDIAGLVKDAHKGEGLGNKFLANIREVAAIAHVVRSFTDPDVIHVDNRVNPIEDVATIDTELALADLEAVKKRVETARGKVKSGDKLSVAQLPHLEKLEQALAAGTPARTFREDADLGPLIKELQLLSGKPVLYVINADEAELKNADTLQKQFAEANKFNVEDVLVISAKIEAELAELTTEEADAYLKDLGLTEPGLNRLIKKAYHTLGLLTFFTSGEMETKAWTVRQGALAPEAAGVIHSDFESAFIRAEVMDWKDLVQYGESGCRDKGLLRIEGKEYVMRDGDVAHFRVGV
- the rpsF gene encoding 30S ribosomal protein S6, translating into MATKHYDLLAIVGSQVAPEAADGVLGTIRDLVTAAGGEVLNSHVIGKRKLAYPIGKHKTGTYVDLDFNLEPAAFNGFTGKLKLVDEVIRFLPIQTKLKTAKELEEEARIQEKIQARKAREDAQARQTREAADRLAETATPKRTAVDAAPLSLDELDKKIDEILDEDAVK
- a CDS encoding methyltransferase domain-containing protein, coding for MHTGDWIACFGREPSLSAWELYRVTGQDFGTLHKEVAVLPPMPGHSLVQLQQRCGGLVKVGEVLGIAPDLVSLHATLVQAWPQLVPAGSTARVHFGVSVYGAGGATLPQVRKEAKNLAQGLKRELVERGRSARLVIAKEPVLPAAALIQGKILERGFEILILTTPDGLVWGKTVAVQDISGYGNRDVGRPRRDATSGMLPPKLAQIMVNLTAPRPQATLLDPFCGSGTILQEAALLGVEHIVGSDMSDKAVQDSTVNIAWLQEHSQVTKDIRVFRADAAEIAKHVKPNSIETIATEPYLGPPQRGVPRGRVLLPLISALSRQYEQWLQAMADVLQPGGRLAMVWPFFQVEKQGYFLQVQDAAKNAGFQVIQPPTWMLEQPWFRSTPRGTVLYSRPDQVVGREIALLEKHA